The DNA region AGTTGCTAGGCGCGGTTGTCTGGCCTTTAACGTTCTCTCTGAAAATGCCTTACTCCAAACAGTTGGTCAGCTTGCTCTGTGTGGTGCTTTTCGCTACCCCGCTCCATGCGGCTGACAGCAAGCCCCTTGATGATACGGTTGCTGCAGGCATCGTATTCAAGATCGGATACTTATTGGGAATGGAGGGCTCCTGGAGCAGAGTGGACACACACACACCCGAAAGCTTCAAGGACGCCATGTCCCTGATTTCTAAAGATTTGAGCCAGTTCTCAGATACAGAAAGAGGCATCTTGCTAAAGAAAGAGGGGGAGCAGTTGATTAGCTTTCTTACAAAATGCGTCACTTTGGGCGTGACTGCTCAGGGAGACGCCAAGCCTAATGGCGAGAGTGAAGCGTTTTATCGAAAACTAGATTTGGATCCGAACAATCCAGACCCAACAAAGCTAGCCCAGATTTTGACGACTCGACTCGCAGCCTACGCGAACCTCTCGGCCACACCTGCATGGGTTTACGATCCAACCAAGAGAGAACAAGTCGGCGCAGCCAACCGCGATAACGCTGGATGTTGTCCGCAAGATCACTAGACTTTCTCAGTTGCCAGGCGCGTTTGTCTGGCCTTTTACGTTCTGCAAGAAATGAATAGATCCGCGACCAACGCCCTGTTTGCCATTCGCAATCTAGCAACACTTCTTGCGGCTCGATCGGAAGACACAACGACCCTCCGAAGGATCATCGATTTCACCAATGACCGTGGCCGATGGCAGAAGGCTCACGGATTATTAGACCAGATTCGGAGTAAGACATCCAAGGCTTTGTCGCGCGGTGACAAGAAGCTTGAAGCTCAATACAGATTTGAGGAAGTCTGCGTGAAGACACTCTACAACTTTGGACGGTATTCTGCACCTTTCGATCCCGACTCGCCGTATTGGATCATCCCCAATGCGCTTCGTGCCGGTGAGTTGTTGGGATTTACGACCACAGAGATTTTGGATCAGATCAAGGTTGACGATGAGACCAGCGAATCCACCAAGAATATCCAAGCAGAACAAGTCGGCACAGCCAACCGCGATAACGCTGGATGTTGTCCGCAAGATCTGTAGGCTTTCACAGTTGTCAGGCGCGGTTACCAGGCCTTTTACGTTATGCCAAGAAATGCTCGACGAGCTGCAATATGATCTGACACGAAGGCAACGGCTCATTCCCCATCTTCGGGCTTGGGGCGTAGCTCAGCTCTTCGTGATCGTCGGGCTAGTCGGGGCTGTCGCTGCTGCATTCGAGGGTTCATGGGTGTTTGCGGTGCTGATCGGCTTGCTGGTTCTTTGCTTCGGTCGCGGATACATCATCGGACTTCTAAACGTGATCTTCGTGGGGTCGCAGCACATGGATATCCGCATCGAGGACAACGGACTGGGATACATGGCAGGGAAGGAGCGGTGGTATATTTTCCTCGATGGACTGACCGCGGTTCGAGACCTGGAGCGAAGTGTATGGACGATTCAACACTGGAATGGAACGGTCGTTAATATTCCCAAGAGTGAACTGTCGGAGGATACGCTCGCCTTTCTTCGAGATTGGGTTCGCCGCGCCAATGACTACAGAGATCAGCATGGAATACGGAGTCCCTACCCAACGAAAACAACGAAGGCATAACAAGGCGTCGCTCTCAACACCTGCCCCGCCGCGAGTTCAAATCGCCATGACCATTCAACCATCAACTCAGAGTCGAAGCCTCGCCCCCGGGCAGGTGTGAGAGGAGTTCGACGTTCTCTCTGAAATGATGACAAAAGCAAAAGCAGATGCTGTGGCAGCAATTCGCAAGTTGGCGGCTGCAGCACGGACATTGCCTTCAGCAACTCTGTTTCTAATTTTGTTTTATCGGCTCGAAATTGGGGTCGGAAAGAAGGCGGTTTACGAGTCTGACAAGCTTTCGGATCACGGCGGTGATGGCGACATGATGAGGTTTTCCTTTGGCGATCAGACGGCCATAAAATTCCTTCAAAATCGGGTTGTGGTTCGTGGCGCATAGAGCAGGCATGTAGAGGCTGCGCCGGAGTAAATGCCTTCCTCCGCGGACGTGCCTCTTGCCGCTATGAGTGCCGGTGTCTTTGTTGAATGGCGCAACTCCAACTAAAGCCGAAGCCTGGTTGTCGGTGATTGCGCCCAGTTCTGGCATTTCAGACAAGAAGACCGTGGATGCAGCCAGACCAAGTCCTTTGATCGACTCGATTTTGCGCTTCTTCTCACGCAGCACGGCGTCTTTCGCAATGAGTGTGTCGAGTTGCTTTTGGCAACGAGCAATCGCTCGCTCAAGGCTTTGGATTTGGGTCTTGAGCTCCTTCTTCACAAAGCTGTCGGTGACCTTTTGAAGGGCCGTTTTCTGAGCTGCAGCTTGGCGGGTGAAACGATCCTTAATCCTGGCGATCGCTGACATCTTCTCCTGCAGAGCTGTAGGTTTTACGCGGGATGCCGGGGTGATCGACTCTCCGAAGCGAGACAAGACCGTGGCATCCATCGCGTCAGTTTTCGCTGAGATTCCCATGGCCTCGGCAAATGCTCGTGCTCGCTTTGGATTAACCAGGCTGATGGGAATGTTTAGCTCCAATGCTTGAGCGAGGAGGCACTTTTCATAGCCACCGGTAGGCTCACAGATGATGTGGATTTCGTCCTGTTGTTTGGATAGCTTGAGGAGCTCCGATTTTACCTTTGATGGAGTGTTGGGAACGGTCCAGGAGCGCTTTGTTTTGGGGTGATAAAAGTCGAGTTTATCTTTGCTGACATCGACGCCGATATAGTGTTTGTTCTGAGTGTTCATCTGTATTTCAACCTTGGATCTACGAGCTCTCGGGCTCTTGCAACTCTACGAACTGCAGATGGATTTGAGGGAAACAGGCCTCCTTGCTGAAAGACGAGTTCAAGGACTCGAGGAGGAACGGAGTGACTGTTTCAGCGATCGAGGTGGGGGTGGCCACCCCCACCTTGATCAACCTCCGGTTTCGTATGAAACCGATGGAGCTAGGAATAGCTCAAATTGACCAACCAAGGGGGAACGCCAGATTGGATCCGCCGTGTAGTTACAGCCGTCGAGGCAGAAACGCCCGATACTAAGGAAGTCTCAGACTCAATTCGAAGTCTTGGGATTTTTTTGAATCGCGGAGAGTGGGACAGAATTCTGGTGGAGAAAGGAGGGCTAAACTATTTGGATCTCGCTCATGCAAGTCTAGCACTGCTGACCTACTGCGAGAGTCTAGACTTGGAACCGAACGATCGAATGGGAGTAGAAATTGAGCTGGGGCGATTGCGCCATTCACTGCGATCACACGAAATGAGAGAACAAGTCGGCGCAGCCAACCGCGATAACGCTGGTGATTGTTCGCAGGATCTGTAGCCTATCCACAGTTTCCAAGCGCGGTTGTCTGGCCTTTAACGTTCGGCAAAAAATGAAACTTACCCTTCCCCTTCCACTGGCAATTTGTTGCGTAGCATTGGGATGGATCGGAGGTTGCCTCTTCAACCCCTACGAGACTACTCGAGAACGGCTGATCGAATCGTGGAGACTAATTGAGCCAGGAATGCCGGTCGATGAAGTTGACTCGATTCTAGGTCTCCCAATGTATGATTTCAGCGCCGGTAGTGGTCGGCCTGGTTGGGTTGCGGAGGTGCTGCCCGAGGAGATCATGAAGGGCCACAGAATTCGCGCTTACTACATTGATGGATTTGGCCCACAATATCTGTTGGTGGCGTTTGATGCTAGCGACCATGTTGCCTTTGTGGGCAGCACCCACACATGAAAACTTACAAGCCGAACAAGTCGGCGCAGCCAACCGCGATAACGCTGGATGTTGTCCGCAAGATCTGTAGGCTTTCATCGTTGCCAGGCGCGGTTGTCTGGCCTTTAACGATCTCCATAGAATGAAATCTCGAATCTTCCAGCTGCTTCTCTATATGATTGCCTTGATCGGAATCTCTTTTGCAGAAGATGAAGTTTTAACGACAAAGAATAAATTTTCTGAGGTACATAAAGAGCTACTGAGTAGCAGACTTGCTTTCTCTACAAAGCAAAACCTAATCTACCTCTCGGTAAAGGAGAAGGCAAACCTTCCACTTGAATACATCGACGGTAAAGGCTTCGAAGCTTCTGATGGAATTCTAACTCTGAACAGTAACTTTATTTGGCCAGGTTGCGGCTATGACCGATCAAGCTACACTATTAGCAAGATAACAGCTGAGTTTATCGTAATTGATTACGTCCAAGGAACGCCAGAGCAAGATGGATACAGAGATTCTGGACAATTCAAAATCCGCTATAACGACCAATGAAACGGAGATCAAGACAGTGGTGGCAATGTCTACTACGCTGCGCTGCGTAGCCATGCCACACTTCGACGTTCGGCAAATATGAGCACCATCCGAATCGCTTGTTTCCTTTGCGTCATCTCCGTTTGCTCATGTTCTCGTAAAGACGGGCGTTCGTCGGACATTGAGTTGCTCACTAGCCAGGAGATTTCTTCAACTAGTTTCGTCAGCAGCAGTCGCGAGGCCGGCTGGACACTCTACGGAAGCGATATTGAAGATTGGTCAGTCTTCTATCACTCGAAGAAGATCCAATGCAACGAAGGCGACACGATAACCGCTAGCTTTAATCTTGATGGAAGGCGCTACGAGAAGGATCTGACTGATGAATCTTTTGCCATCTTGGGGCGGCTTATAGGCTCTGAGGAGCTATCCGTCGCAATCTTCCGAAGAGAGAGAGATCCTCAGCCGAATTCGAAATCCTCTGCGCCGAACAAGGCGCAGCACCCGACCGCCTGACATCACTGATGTTGGACTTCACATGACCACTACAACCTTTATCCCAAAGTCAACGCTGGGCTGCCATCAGGCGGCTCGTGTGCTATAACGTTCTCCTAATAATGAAGCGCACACGCTACGGTTTACTAAGCCTTGCTTTCATCGTCATCGTCGCTAGTGCCGCATTCTTAGTCTTCCGGACCGTAAGACAATCGGTTGCTAGCGAAGGTTACGATACAAACGAAGCAGCATGGAATTATCTCATCCGTCGCGGAGAGATTCGATTTCAATTGGCAGATGGATGCGTAATAAAAGGTATCCAGACAGGTAACACCCAAGGGACGATAGCCAACTCCAATGAAGCATACTTGCGATTAGGATACGGCGCATTCACTACAACGATCGAGTATGCAGATGCTAGCGGGGCACCTCAGTTGATCACCATCCGAACAGATAAATTTAACAATTGGAACCGCGTGCTCTATGTGCAAGATAACCACGGAAACTTCACAAGAATTGACAACGGCGTTGTCCAAGATCCTGACTCGATCAACATAAAACAAGGAGAACAAGTCGGCGCACGCCAACCCGCTACCCGCTCCGAGTCGAAATCTGAATGACAATTACAACTTTTAACCCTGAAGTCATAGTGCGCCCTCGGTAGCGGGTGGGCGGCCTATGACGTTCTGCCAAATATTAATGAAGGCGCTGGTTGTTACAACTTTTATCCTGCTGGGCGGGGTATGGATATTCTATGCAACGATCGTGCCATCTGTGATGCGAGTGCGAGCCATGAGCGATGCTATGGCTTTCCAAGCAGCTTTGCATCGATGGGCCTCTGAGAAGGTCGTGGACGGTAGGCTCAACGAAGATGATGTGAAGCAGATCTTTCCAGAGAGCTATTCACTAGGAATTGGCGGGGAGAACTCTGACCATGACTTCCTCGCAATGATCGAGCACATTGCAGAGTCCAGCGCCCCTCCCGTCTGGCCTGGAGCCATCATGTGTGCTGTTGGCATAGCCGCGGCATTTCGCCTCCCATCAACAGCAATCGCAGAACAAGTCGGCGCAGCCAACCGCGATAAGGCTGGTGGTTGTTCGCAAGATCACTAGACTTTCACTGTTGTCAGGCGCGGTTGTCTGGCCTTTTACGTTAGCCTAAAAATGGAGCGCGATACAATCATCCGAAAGCCGAATGGCGGTGGCGTTGCTATTCTTCATATGCGTGAGATGAACTCTCCTTCGTGGGCTCACATCAGGCAAGACTACTGGATTCCCGCAAACGACCTCAGTATCTTGGGGTTTGATGACCGCATCGAAGGGCGCTTCTTTACCGACCGATACATAACCTCTGCAGACGGGCGATATCTACTGATTGAGGAGATGGAGTTCGATGGAACCCAAGAGTCCGTGGATAGTCATTCAAGCCGCATTATCATCATCGATACACAGACGGCAAGCGAGGCTGTTGTGGGACGCATTGATGACGGTTTCTGCTTCCCGAAGAGAATCGATGGCGATACCATCTTTTACAGCAAGAGGCGGAGAGCTGAGAACGGTGTATACCATGAGTTTGAGCGTGATATCGAAAGCCTAACATGGACAAAACAAGGCTAACAAGTCGCGGCACCCAACCCCTGACCCGCCGAGAGTCGCAGTTTTCAGATGAATATAAACCTCAACCCACAGTCTACGCACGCCCCATGGTCAGGGGTTGGTGCGCTATGACGTTAGCGCAAAGAATGGAACGGAAAATCACGGTTAAGCCGACTACCTTTCGCGGCGTGCAAATGCGCTCAAAGACAGAGGCGACGGTCGCTGCATGGTTTGAGCAGCAGGGTTGGGAGTGGATTTACGAGCCT from Sulfuriroseicoccus oceanibius includes:
- a CDS encoding IS110 family transposase — its product is MNTQNKHYIGVDVSKDKLDFYHPKTKRSWTVPNTPSKVKSELLKLSKQQDEIHIICEPTGGYEKCLLAQALELNIPISLVNPKRARAFAEAMGISAKTDAMDATVLSRFGESITPASRVKPTALQEKMSAIARIKDRFTRQAAAQKTALQKVTDSFVKKELKTQIQSLERAIARCQKQLDTLIAKDAVLREKKRKIESIKGLGLAASTVFLSEMPELGAITDNQASALVGVAPFNKDTGTHSGKRHVRGGRHLLRRSLYMPALCATNHNPILKEFYGRLIAKGKPHHVAITAVIRKLVRLVNRLLSDPNFEPIKQN